Genomic DNA from Thalassoroseus pseudoceratinae:
TGGTGGAAAAGACTGCCTTGGCGAATGGAGACATGAACCGTATTCGGGATTTGGCAGGGCAGTATGTCAACGCCATGCGGCATGCCCGCGAGGAAAACGGATGACGGACGGAACCGAAGACATCTTCGACGTGGTCGATGCGAAGGATCAGGTGATTCGCCAGGAACTCCGGTCCGTGGTGCATCGCGAAAAATTGCTGCATCGGGCGGTGCACATTTTCGTGTTCAACGCCTCGGGCGAACTGTTCCTACAATTGCGGTCAAAAACCAAAGACGAATACCCGTCACGCTTCACTTCGTCGGCGTCTGGTCATGTTGACGCGGGCGAAACCTACGAGATCGCCGCGGTCCGTGAGTTGCGTGAGGAATTGGGGATCACCGGCGAGTTAGAATTCCTGACGAAGTTGCCCGCTCGGAAAGAGTTAGCCAACGAACACTCGGCTCTCTACCGGATGACAACTGAGGACGAACTCACGCTCGACACCGAAGAGATCGCTGGTGGCGACTTTTACCCCGTCGCGGAGATCGCGGCTTGGATCCTGCGGGATCCGCACAAGTTTTCGCCGCCATTCCTGGTGCTGTTCGATTGGTATCGGCGACGGTTCGATTATTGATTGATCACCTGGAAGCGAGTCCTGGAAGACTCAGCTTTCCAACTGATACTCCAATGCAGCGGCAACGGCCAACTCGTCACAGCGTTCGTTTTCCGCGTGGCCGCTATGACCTTTCACCACGGTAAAGTGCACTTGGTGATCTGCAAGTAGTTTGTCCAACTCCTGCCAGTACTCGACATTCTTGACTGGCTTGAGTTGCTTGCCTTCTTTTCGCTTCCACCCACGCGCCTTCCAACCGGGCAACCACTCTTGACTGCCCTTAGCCACGTACGTGCTGTCGGTGATGACTTCGACTGCCGAAAAGGCTTTCAAGGCCTTGAGCCCCTCGATCACCGCAGTCAATTCCATTTGGTTATTGGTTGTGAGCGCAGCACCGCCCGAACCTTCTTTTTCTCGTCCGCTGGCTGGGTGACGGAGGATATACGCCCACCCTCCGGGACCCGGATTGCCGCGACACGCTCCGTCCGTGAACAACTGCACTTCGGGTGGCGATTTCTTAGGAAACTCTTGATTTCCCATTGCAGACAAAGACTCCAGCGAGTTCCAACAGGACGTTACCGACTACCGTTCTCGATAGGTGATTCGTCCGCGACTCAAATCATAGGGGGACACTTCCACAATCACGCGATCGCCGGGGACGATCCGGATGAAGTGTTTCCGCATTTTGCCTGCGACGTGGGCCATGACTTCATGCCCGTTGTCAAGTTCCACGCGAAACTGCGTGTTGGCAAGTGCCTCGGTCACTTTGCCTTGGACCTCGATGGCCTCTTCTTTGGCCATGAATGCTCTCTCCTTCTGTGTGGGTACGGAAAAATTCCATAAATGTTGGCCACATTGGCTGTCCTCAGTATATCTGCACATTCTTTGAGGATAAAGTCGGAAACATGACTGAACTGTGGAGAAATATTTTGACGCTGAGAAAATACGAGCTAGGTTTAGTGTTATCTTGATCTCCCAGCGATCGATTCAACACGCTGTTTTAGGGGCGGCCTCATGAAACCAATCCAGGCATTCTTCACCGAGGACAACGCCGCTACGGCTGTTGAATACGCTGTTATGTTGGCGATGATCTTGCTTTCGATCATCGCGGCCATCAGCCAGGTCGGTGGTGCGTCGGGGTCGATGTGGGACAACAACAGCACCCAGCTTAAGAACGCCGGTTTCTAAACGCTGCGGTCAATTTAGTTTTTCCCCACGCGACTTTTTCGTCGTTACGCTGGTTATCTCTCCTTTATCGATGATGGATCATTTGTGAGGACGAATTGCTTCATTGCGTTTGGGGGAAATCTTGGAAACGTATCCGAACGTTTCCAAGAGTGCTGGCAGGTGATGCGGGAATCGGACGGCTTCGAGCTGGTGCAAACGAGTCCGATCTATGAGTCCCGACCCATGGGCCAATCAGCTGGGACGAATTATTGCAATGCCGCGGTTGAAGTGCGTTGCGATTTGTCTCCGCAAGACCTTTTGGTGGAGTTGCAATGTCTCGAAACCCGTTTTGGACGGCAACGCGATATTCGCTGGGGGCCGAGAACGCTCGACTTGGACATCTTGCTCTACGGCGATGAGGTCGTTCAGACGCCGACCTTGGAAATTCCGCATCCGGGGATCGTTTATCGACGATTCGTGCTCGATCCGCTTTGCGACATTGCTCCATCCGTTCGTCATCCCGTTTACGCTCGTCGACTCTCTGAACTACGGGACGGACTCCTGAAACGACCCCTACTAATTGCGGTCGAGCCGACTGTGCTGGAGAATATTCACGATATCGAGCGAACGCTCGCTTCGCGATTTTCCAAGGTGTGTATTGTCGATCCTGCCGACGTCGAACCTTCGTTGGTTCTCTCTACCACCGACGAACACCTGACGCAAATGTCACGCTCGTCGTGCAACGTCAATCTTGCCAAGATGAATTCGGACTTCGAAACCGCGTTGGTCGATGTTCTATCGGCGGCACTCGGTTAGTGATCAAGTTGCAATAATCATCTTTGATGCGTTGCGAGGGCGGAGCAACCGGCTTAAGATCGGGTGTTCATAGAATGGTCAGCAGTTCTGGTCCGGTGAATGTCTCAAAGCTCACCACCCATTCGACCTCACGCACATTTGGTCCCGCGTCACTTTTTCGCAAGGAGCCTGTCTATGTCACGAATGAATCGCCGTCACTTCCTGCAAACGACCGCTGCCAGTGCCGCTGTCGCACCGTTTGTGATTTCCGGCACGAAATCGTCCGGCAACGTGATTGGAGCCAACGACCGCATCCGCCATGCCGTTGTGGGTATCAACGGTCGCGGACGTAGCCACATTGATGGCTTCGGCAAAATGGACGATGTGCAGGTTGTTTGCCTCGTCGATCCAGACTCCCGGCTGTTCGACTCTCGATCGAAGTCCGTCGAAAAGCACGATGGGAAACGGCCGAAGTGCGTGCAGGATGTGCGAGTCGCCTTGGAAGATCCGGATATCGACACCATCTCGATTGCCACGCCGAATCACTCGCATTCACTGATCAGCATTTGGGGCTGTCAGGCGGGGAAAGATGTTTACGTCGAAAAACCGCTTAGTCACAATGTGTTCGAAGGTCGGCAACTCGTCAAAGCTGCCAAGAAGTACGACCGCATCGTGCAACACGGAACACAAAATCGGTCCAGCCAAGGGCTCGCTAATGTGATCGCCGCTGTGCAATCCGGTCGATATGGCAAGCTCACCGTCTCCAAAGGCTACTGTTGCAAACCGCGTTGGAGCATCGGAACGAAATCGACTCAGAAGCCGCCGGAAGGGTTAGATTTCGACTTGTGGCTTGGCCCGGCTCAAAAGCATGATTACCACGGAAACCTCGTCCACTATAATTGGCATTGGTTCTGGGACTTCGGGAATGGTGACACCGGCAACCAAGGTGTTCATGAAATCGATGTCGCTCGCTGGGCAATTCCCGACGCCACGCTACCCACGAAAGTCTGGAGTCTCGGTGGTCGATTTGCCTACGAAGACCAGGGCGAAACCCCGAACACGCAAGTCACCGTATTCGAGTACGGCGATGTGAAATTGCTCTTCGAAACACGCGGATTGGTCGGGAAGTACGACCAAGACCGCAAGGTGACCAACGAATTCTTCACGACCGAAGGCAAGATTACGAAAGACGGAACCTTCACGCCGTACGGCGGTGGCAAGAGTGAGAAGGTCAAGGTCGACGAAGATGAACGTCAAGAAGTGACATCGGGGGGGCCGTTCGGAAGCTTCATCACAGCGGTTCGTAGTCGGAAGGCGTCCGATGTAAATTGTGATGCTGAAGTCGGTCACTACTCCAGTGCGTTGTGTCATTTGGCCAACATCTCATACCGACTCGGCAAGTCGGTTCCTTTCAATGGACGAACCAAAGGACTTGGTGAGAACAAACAAGTCCGCGACAGTTTGGAGAAAGTTCGGGAGAACTTGACGGCGGTCGGTGTACCGCTCGAGGACACCAATTATCTTCTCGGACGTGAACTCGCCTTCGATCCGAAAACCGAGAAGTTCGACGATCCCGCTGCTAACGAGATGCTCTCGCGGGCCTACCGTGAACCGTTTGTGGTGCCGGAAAATGTGTAGTCCTTAGTTGAATGACTCCCAAAGAAAGAAAGCCTCGGAAGTCAATTCCGAGGCTTTCTTCTTGTCATGGTATTGAACGGAAAACGAGTTTACGCGAACAGTTGGTCGATCACAGTTCCTTCGCGGACGATCATCACTGGGCGACCGGTGGTTGTGTCGTATTCGTGCGTGTGATCGATTCCAAGTGCGTGATAGAACGACGCGGCCACGTCATCGGGAGTGATGACATCATTGAGCGGTTGCGTGGCCTTCTCATCGCTCTCACCTATTACCTGGCCGCCTTTCACACCACCACCTGCCATCAGCATGAACATGCAACGTGGATAGTGATCGCGACCGCCCGGTGTGCTGCGGTTGTTCAATTTTGGCGTGCGGCCGAACTCTCCAGTGATGTAAACCACGGTCGAGTCGAGCAACCCTTTCTGAGCCAACCCGTTGAACAAAGCGGCCAAGCCAGTGTCGAGCGTGGGGAGCAGGTTGTTCTCCAAGCGGTCGAAGTTGTTTTGGTGCGTGTCCCATCCACCAAGACTCATTGAAACAAACTTCACGCCGGCTTCAACCAATCGAGACGCGAGCAAGCAGCTCATACCAAACGCTTCGTCACCGAACGGTGCCGCGAAGGCCGGGCTCTCCTTGCTGATATCGAATGCTTCGCGAGCCCGCTTCGAAGTAATCATGTTGTGGGCTTGCTCGCTGAATCGATCCAATCCGTCAAGCAGTTGATTGTTCTTTTCATAACCCGCGAAGGTTGTGTCCAACTCGCGTAGCAAGCTGGTTCGTTTTTCGACTTCATTCACGGTCAGGCCGTTGCCCAGGGACACGCCCCGAACACTATAAGGCTGACCGGGACGCGGCGTGGAACCCGTTACGAGCGGTGCATAACGTACACCCATGTAGCCAGCTTTTTGCTGCGTATTGTTGCCAACGGCAACGAATGACGGCAGGTCACCCGGGAGATTCTTGGATTGCTTCGTGACCACTGATCCATAGCCGGGAAACTCCAACGACGGTAACGGACGGTTTCCGGTGTTGACGTATTCCGTTCCGAGTTGATGGGCACCAAGTGTGTGAGAGACACCTCGCAGCACGGCGAACTTGTCTGCACACTTGGCGAGTTTCGGTAGGTGTTCGCAGAACTCGACGCCAGACGCGTTCGTGGCGATCGGATTGAACAAGCCCCGGTATTCGTCAGGTGCGTTAGGCTTTAGATCGAAGGTGTCCATGTGAGATGGGCCACCATTCAAGTTGATGAAGATCGCGGACTTCGCTGGCGCATTCCCACGCACGCCGCCGGCTTCCGCCATTCGCAAGTAGCTTGCCAAACTCAGACCCGTGGTTCCGAGGACACCAGCTTTGAGAAAGTCACGACGTCGGAGACCGTCGCAGTTGAGATGTTTCGCCATGAGAGATTCCTTGGTGATTGATAGGAGTGTTTGAAAGTTGTCAGCATCATGTCCCCGCCGTGAATTCAGCGGGGACCGGGGACTCGGGCACTAGTGATTGACGATGAACTCCTTGGTATTGAGCAGTGCCCACAACAAGTCTCGGATACCATCGAGCGAGTTCTCCGCGTTGGCGACAAACTCACGGGAACGATTCTGTTCTTCCTCCGTCGGCAAGCGACTCAGCGTTCGGAGAAACGCTTCATTGACGATGTCATCCCAATTCGCGTCCGCGACTTTGCTACCGGCTTTCTTGTTATCTGGCGTTTTATCGGCGGCCCCCAGTTTGGCGAGTTGCTTCCGCAGTCCTGCCATCTGGCCTGACAACTTGCGAACACCGTTCTGATTTCCAGCCTTCTTCAATTCCGCCACTCGGTCTCGCATTCGAGCGAGATTCTTGCGTATGCGATCGGCTTTGGCCTTGTCAGCCTTGTCTTTCGCGGAACCACCTCCTGGCATCGCGATTTTCAAATCTTTCGCCACCTGGCCGAGCCATCCACGACGGTTTTCGATCATATTTAGCAATTCGGCGTCGTTTTGCAGGAAGACGGTCTGAAGCAGACTCGCGTCCATCGAACGGTCACAATCACAATTGCTTTCTCGGATCGAGCGACCGAAAATTGTCAACGCATAGCTGTTTCCACCGCGACTTCGACGCCCAGCACCTGGAATTGCGATTGCTCGACCATCAAGGCTTTCATGCCATTCGGAGACGGTGTCATCCGATGCGGTCGCCAAGGTGATTGCATCGACAGCGACTTCAGCGGGGATTCGACGGGGAATCGCGTGGCTGAAGTTTTTCTCGTCGAATTGGTTCGTCTCGTTAGGTTTCCACGAACGTTGATAAGTGTGGCTGTTCGCGATAGTGCGATGCACCCACTTCATGTCGTAGCCGCTGGCAATAAAACCTTCGGTAAGGTAATCGAGCAACGGTTGATTACTCGGCGGATTGGCCAACGACATATCATCCGGCGGCTCGACGATTCCCACGTTGAAATATCCGGCCCAGACGCGGTTCACGAATGCCCGAGCGAAATACGGATTGTCACTCTGACGGAGCCAATCCATCAACGGTTGCCGGGGGTCATCAAAGTTCTCGAGAGCAATCTCGTCACCACCTAACACAGCGGCGGTTCGAGCAGCAGCGTTCCGATTCGCTGGGCGTTTTCGTTTCGAGTTCCGGTTGTTTTTCGGCTGCGGTCTAACCGCGATCGTAAACAACTCGTTCATGGGAGCGACTTTGCCCTCTTTGACGAGTTCTTGAACCTTCCGTCGTTGCTCATTTCCTCGCAAGTTTTCGAGACCAAGCTCCTTGATCATCGCATTGTAGGTGTCACGCGATTTCGGATCCTGGCCGAAGCGAGTGTGAGTGAAGAATCCCGTGAAGGCTTTGAAGTCGTCCTGCGTCCATTGATCAAACGGGTGTTTGTGGCATTGGGCACATTGGATGCGAAGTCCCATGAACGTGTAAGCAAAGCCAATCGCGCGATCCTCGGCGGAGCGGAAATTCCGTCTCGCCCAGTAGTGCGGCATGCTTTCACGGTCGGCGAAACTTTTATCGGATTTCGAGTAATAGATTTCGCTCATCTCACGGCAGTAGTCTTTGTAAGACTCTCCGGGATCGCGTCCGTTTGCCAACACCAACCCGGCGGCCAACTCGTCGTATGGTGTGTTGTTAGCGACGCGTTTGTAGATCCAGTCGTACCAGTTTTGGCTGGCGGCCGATCGAATAGGAGTGACGTTGTTAAGTTGATCGTCGCTGTTGCCGGTGATGTCACAAAGCCGCGTCGTCCACCACGCTGCATAGGCAGGACTCTCGAGGAGTTCGTCGATCTTGCGAGCCCGTTTGTCCGGCGATGGATCAGCCAGAAACGCCCGAACCTCGGCAGCACTCGGTAGTGTGCCTGTCATATCCAGTCGCACTCGTCGCAGAAACTCGGTATCACCGGCCACGTCAGACGCGACGACTCCCATCTTGCGTAACTTTTGGACGACGAGACGATCGATTTCCGTGGGAGTTTCCACCTTCGGATATTCCGATCCGGCGAGTTCACTCACAGGACGCATCACTGGAATCGGAACAACGCCGTTGTCGTAGAACACAACAACATGCGTGTCTCCTGGTTCGCCGACGGAGACCAAACCGGATTCGGAAATGTCCGCGACTGTGTCGTTGTTGGTTTGGAAGCGGGACAGGTCAGTTACGTCTTCACGGCTACCATCCGACCACACAGCAACCACATTCAGCTGCTGAGTTTGATCGTTGGAATCAAAGATGATTTCACTTGGACTGACATCAAGTCGCACAAAATCTGGCGTTTCTTTTGTGACGCTCTTGGCCCCATTGCTTGCCCAGGCCAAGAAGACTTTGTGTTCCCAACTGCCGGTTTCGTACCGTTCGCCACCTTCGTGGATCTCCACCATGGTTGGCTTCTGGATGAACAGGCTTTCCGCAGGATTCTTGAGGTTCACTCGCGGTTCATCGCCGGCGGTAAGGTTCTCGTGATCCATTTTGAAGTCATAGCCGAACAGCGAGAGACGGAATCCGCCTTGTCCCTGGAACGATCCGTGGCAGGCCCGTCCATTGCAACCCAGCCGACTCATCAACGGGACAATGTGCTTTCGGAAGTCAGGAGTTTCATCGCTCTTGGTTGCGAAGCGTTGGCTAATTGGCCGGACGACATCATCCGCCGCGAATCCAACGCCTGCCTCGGCGAGTATCGCCAGACAGAACGTAAATGAGACAAGAACTTTCATGGACAGGCCTCTCCTCATGCAAGGGCGACTCAGGCGAACATGGTTTCGAAGTGAGTAAATTTGAGTGTTGGGTATTAGCGGCAGATTCAGCGAACCATCTGATGAGCGTTACTTCGGTTCTTTTCGGGAATTCTTCGGTCCCTGTGCGTTCGGACTTTCTGCTTTGATTTGAATCCGTTTCGGCATCGGTTTCTTTGTGCGTTGTTCGTTCTTAGAGCGTTGATCAGTCTGTAGACCCAAGCTCCGACGAATCATGTTGAGTTCCTTTTTCTTCGCGAGTTCGGCGTTGCCGTTCAGTTCGGCAATTTGCTCCAAGATTCGATTGAGCCGTTCGCGAGTCCGGTTTCGGTCCAACTCCAAAATTTCTGTGCGATTACGAATCTTTTCCGCTAACAACTTGTCAATTTGGCTCATCAGTGCCGGGTCGTCCGCCATTTCCATCTGAGCGACCAGCAACCGCAACCGCGAATCGAGTTTCCATTGACTGAGCAGCAATGCGAACCGTTCGGGAGATCGTTCGCGAAAACGTTCCAAACGCACATGGGTTTGATGGAGTTGGACGATGGCACTGCGGTATTCGTCTCGATTGCCTTTTTGCAACTGCTTGACAAGTTCCGCGAGTTCCGGGTGGTGTTGACGGGCAAATTGCAGGGCGTTCTTCTCGTCCTGCGGGGTCAACTTCGGCTTCTCGTCTTTCGATTGAGCGAACCCAGAAGGGCACACACAGGCCGCGAAAATCAGCAGCAACAATCCAGTGCGGATTCGTAGAGACATCGTCATTCTCAATTCTCCATAGTGGCGTTGCCGGGAGTGGTGGTCGCCGGTTGATTCGCAACTGCTGCGAGCATCCAATCAAATTCATTGTCGGCTGCAACGGAGTCGCTTGCGGACTCTTCGGCATCCGTCCAATCCTCGCTCAACTTTGCCGTCACGACATCAATCTCCGCACTCGAGCGAGTCCACAGGGATACCAATTGGCCCGCCATGGAGTCATTCACCGAAGTCTCTGTTGAAGAGGTTTCTTCAGTTGGTGAAGTGACGTCATCCGTCATTCGTGGCGGACGAATTTTCGGTTGCAATTCGGCGATCCGCTGTGGTTGTGGCATCAACCACAGGCAAATGACCACCACGCAAGCCAATAAACTTGCCGCTGCAAAACCCCACCGAACGCGAAGGTTGTCCGCTTCGGAACTGGAGATCATTGGTTGGTCGATGACTTCGGAATCGGCGATCGCCTGGATGGATTGGACCGCAATCGCAACCGACTCGCAGCGATACGGGTCGTCCTGGAGCGAGTGCTCGAACGCCTCGGCTTCCTCCGGAGACAATTCACCGAGGACATAACGGAACGCGAGCCATTGCGTTTCATCAGATGGCGTCCCGGATTCCGCGTTTTGTTCGGATGTATTCATGGTCGATGCTCGGGGGAGATGCGGACGGCCAATCGTTTCAGGGCAGTTCGCATTCGGGTCAGCACAGTTCCCAAAGGGAGATCAAGTTCTTCGGCAATCGCCGCAAACGTTTTATCTTCGTAGATTCGCAGTTGAACCACACTTCGTTGCTCTGGTGACAGAGACTTGATTGCCTCTCGAACCGCGAGGGAGGTTTCTTCACGACTGGCTTGGTCATGGGGAGATTCGGCCCCCCGATGGTTTTGCCAGTCCTGTAACTTCAAGAGCGTTCTTGTGTGAGTTTTGTTCCGTCTTCGGAGTTCCAAAGCCTCATTGAGAGCCACCCGATACAGCCAACCTTTGACGGTCTCCTGACGAACGGTGTCACCACGTTCGACGGCTTTGGAAAAGGTGTTTTGCAAAGCTTCGACCGCAAGATCGCCGTCTTTGAGAACTCCGATGAGAAATGCCCGCAAATCGTGGGCATGCTCAGAATACAGCGACTCAATCGCTGCAGCATCCAATCCCTCCGACTCAGGTGGATGATTCAAACTGGACTCCGAAATCTTGTTGGGCTGATCGCATCAGCCACTCACTGAGAAATGATGGACGAGCCGTCCATTTTATTTGCGGGAATTGGAAAAAAACTCCCGTGGCCGGAATTAGAAAATTCCGCAAAATACGTAAAACCCCTATATTTCATCTTTTCAGCACCCCGGTTGAAATAGTTATAACGGAAAGAGTGGTTTTACCAACTCTTACGGTTATACCGAATTTTCGAGGAATAGTTGAAATGCGTATACACTTAGGGCTTGTTTTGGTTGTCACGTTGGGCGGGGTGGTGACTGCCATCGCTGGGCCAATGTCGTGGCAGAGTGAACCGGAGGGAACATCGTTCCCATTGTTGATTCGCTATCGACTTTCCGAGGAGGCGGTGGAATCTCCCCGCGTTCGTGTTCCCGAGCTTCCATCCTTGTCATATCCGGAACTTCCGCCAACTCCGGATTTCTCGATCGCTCCCGCCGCGGAACCACTCAGCATCGAGGAGAATCTTCAACAATCACCCGACGTCGAAGAGTCACCGATTCCCGATCAATCCGAGGCGAAGTCCAATCGCGGGCACTGGGAGATTGAACGCCGAATCAAGGCATACACACCCGGTCGATATAGTTTCGGTTCTCCGAAGCGAATTTGGGTCAGTGAGGGTGGTTCGAAAAAGAAAGCCCCCGCTGTCAAAGAGAAAACCCAGGCAGAAGTGGTCGATGATCAAGCCGCCGCTCCATCGGAACCGGAATCGAACTTGCAACCAGTCCCAACCTTGATACTCCCGGAACGCTGT
This window encodes:
- a CDS encoding NUDIX hydrolase encodes the protein MTDGTEDIFDVVDAKDQVIRQELRSVVHREKLLHRAVHIFVFNASGELFLQLRSKTKDEYPSRFTSSASGHVDAGETYEIAAVRELREELGITGELEFLTKLPARKELANEHSALYRMTTEDELTLDTEEIAGGDFYPVAEIAAWILRDPHKFSPPFLVLFDWYRRRFDY
- the rnhA gene encoding ribonuclease HI — protein: MGNQEFPKKSPPEVQLFTDGACRGNPGPGGWAYILRHPASGREKEGSGGAALTTNNQMELTAVIEGLKALKAFSAVEVITDSTYVAKGSQEWLPGWKARGWKRKEGKQLKPVKNVEYWQELDKLLADHQVHFTVVKGHSGHAENERCDELAVAAALEYQLES
- the infA gene encoding translation initiation factor IF-1, which encodes MAKEEAIEVQGKVTEALANTQFRVELDNGHEVMAHVAGKMRKHFIRIVPGDRVIVEVSPYDLSRGRITYRER
- a CDS encoding Flp family type IVb pilin → MKPIQAFFTEDNAATAVEYAVMLAMILLSIIAAISQVGGASGSMWDNNSTQLKNAGF
- the folK gene encoding 2-amino-4-hydroxy-6-hydroxymethyldihydropteridine diphosphokinase; its protein translation is MRTNCFIAFGGNLGNVSERFQECWQVMRESDGFELVQTSPIYESRPMGQSAGTNYCNAAVEVRCDLSPQDLLVELQCLETRFGRQRDIRWGPRTLDLDILLYGDEVVQTPTLEIPHPGIVYRRFVLDPLCDIAPSVRHPVYARRLSELRDGLLKRPLLIAVEPTVLENIHDIERTLASRFSKVCIVDPADVEPSLVLSTTDEHLTQMSRSSCNVNLAKMNSDFETALVDVLSAALG
- a CDS encoding Gfo/Idh/MocA family protein; this encodes MSRMNRRHFLQTTAASAAVAPFVISGTKSSGNVIGANDRIRHAVVGINGRGRSHIDGFGKMDDVQVVCLVDPDSRLFDSRSKSVEKHDGKRPKCVQDVRVALEDPDIDTISIATPNHSHSLISIWGCQAGKDVYVEKPLSHNVFEGRQLVKAAKKYDRIVQHGTQNRSSQGLANVIAAVQSGRYGKLTVSKGYCCKPRWSIGTKSTQKPPEGLDFDLWLGPAQKHDYHGNLVHYNWHWFWDFGNGDTGNQGVHEIDVARWAIPDATLPTKVWSLGGRFAYEDQGETPNTQVTVFEYGDVKLLFETRGLVGKYDQDRKVTNEFFTTEGKITKDGTFTPYGGGKSEKVKVDEDERQEVTSGGPFGSFITAVRSRKASDVNCDAEVGHYSSALCHLANISYRLGKSVPFNGRTKGLGENKQVRDSLEKVRENLTAVGVPLEDTNYLLGRELAFDPKTEKFDDPAANEMLSRAYREPFVVPENV
- a CDS encoding DUF1501 domain-containing protein — protein: MAKHLNCDGLRRRDFLKAGVLGTTGLSLASYLRMAEAGGVRGNAPAKSAIFINLNGGPSHMDTFDLKPNAPDEYRGLFNPIATNASGVEFCEHLPKLAKCADKFAVLRGVSHTLGAHQLGTEYVNTGNRPLPSLEFPGYGSVVTKQSKNLPGDLPSFVAVGNNTQQKAGYMGVRYAPLVTGSTPRPGQPYSVRGVSLGNGLTVNEVEKRTSLLRELDTTFAGYEKNNQLLDGLDRFSEQAHNMITSKRAREAFDISKESPAFAAPFGDEAFGMSCLLASRLVEAGVKFVSMSLGGWDTHQNNFDRLENNLLPTLDTGLAALFNGLAQKGLLDSTVVYITGEFGRTPKLNNRSTPGGRDHYPRCMFMLMAGGGVKGGQVIGESDEKATQPLNDVITPDDVAASFYHALGIDHTHEYDTTTGRPVMIVREGTVIDQLFA
- a CDS encoding DUF1549 and DUF1553 domain-containing protein, with the translated sequence MKVLVSFTFCLAILAEAGVGFAADDVVRPISQRFATKSDETPDFRKHIVPLMSRLGCNGRACHGSFQGQGGFRLSLFGYDFKMDHENLTAGDEPRVNLKNPAESLFIQKPTMVEIHEGGERYETGSWEHKVFLAWASNGAKSVTKETPDFVRLDVSPSEIIFDSNDQTQQLNVVAVWSDGSREDVTDLSRFQTNNDTVADISESGLVSVGEPGDTHVVVFYDNGVVPIPVMRPVSELAGSEYPKVETPTEIDRLVVQKLRKMGVVASDVAGDTEFLRRVRLDMTGTLPSAAEVRAFLADPSPDKRARKIDELLESPAYAAWWTTRLCDITGNSDDQLNNVTPIRSAASQNWYDWIYKRVANNTPYDELAAGLVLANGRDPGESYKDYCREMSEIYYSKSDKSFADRESMPHYWARRNFRSAEDRAIGFAYTFMGLRIQCAQCHKHPFDQWTQDDFKAFTGFFTHTRFGQDPKSRDTYNAMIKELGLENLRGNEQRRKVQELVKEGKVAPMNELFTIAVRPQPKNNRNSKRKRPANRNAAARTAAVLGGDEIALENFDDPRQPLMDWLRQSDNPYFARAFVNRVWAGYFNVGIVEPPDDMSLANPPSNQPLLDYLTEGFIASGYDMKWVHRTIANSHTYQRSWKPNETNQFDEKNFSHAIPRRIPAEVAVDAITLATASDDTVSEWHESLDGRAIAIPGAGRRSRGGNSYALTIFGRSIRESNCDCDRSMDASLLQTVFLQNDAELLNMIENRRGWLGQVAKDLKIAMPGGGSAKDKADKAKADRIRKNLARMRDRVAELKKAGNQNGVRKLSGQMAGLRKQLAKLGAADKTPDNKKAGSKVADANWDDIVNEAFLRTLSRLPTEEEQNRSREFVANAENSLDGIRDLLWALLNTKEFIVNH
- a CDS encoding RNA polymerase sigma factor; translation: MNHPPESEGLDAAAIESLYSEHAHDLRAFLIGVLKDGDLAVEALQNTFSKAVERGDTVRQETVKGWLYRVALNEALELRRRNKTHTRTLLKLQDWQNHRGAESPHDQASREETSLAVREAIKSLSPEQRSVVQLRIYEDKTFAAIAEELDLPLGTVLTRMRTALKRLAVRISPEHRP